In Pseudomonadota bacterium, a single window of DNA contains:
- a CDS encoding ribonuclease HI — MARCDQQGRLVAERGRVEVRYTRQASRAYFAAQQNLTPTPGVAPLPDDACASVSALPPGASRGGKRIAPKQPPRHADSPSLMPADGRSDDPIVAYTDGACSGNPGPAGLGVVLLDGGARHELSEYLGRATNNVAELSAIVRAVQAVAGSRRPVRIYTDSRYAIGVLTKGWRAKANITLIARAKAELERLPDVRLLHVPGHVGVELNERADELARRAVDGGASEGWTAVPKPDPSPQLA, encoded by the coding sequence TTGGCCCGCTGTGACCAGCAGGGCAGGCTGGTTGCCGAGCGGGGACGGGTGGAAGTTCGCTACACGCGGCAGGCGTCTAGGGCCTATTTCGCTGCGCAGCAGAATCTCACGCCAACGCCGGGCGTCGCGCCCCTACCCGATGACGCCTGCGCATCGGTTTCCGCGCTTCCGCCGGGGGCGTCGCGGGGCGGCAAGCGCATTGCGCCCAAGCAGCCGCCGCGTCACGCCGACAGTCCGAGCCTGATGCCGGCAGATGGGCGTTCGGACGATCCCATCGTTGCCTACACCGACGGGGCTTGCAGCGGCAATCCGGGTCCGGCAGGGCTCGGCGTCGTGCTGCTGGACGGTGGGGCCCGCCACGAGCTCTCGGAGTACCTGGGTAGGGCGACCAACAACGTGGCAGAGCTAAGCGCCATTGTGCGCGCGGTCCAGGCTGTGGCGGGGAGCCGGCGTCCCGTACGCATCTATACGGACAGCCGCTATGCCATCGGCGTGCTGACCAAGGGTTGGCGAGCGAAGGCCAACATCACCTTGATCGCGCGCGCCAAGGCCGAGCTGGAACGCCTGCCGGACGTGCGCCTGCTTCACGTGCCTGGACATGTTGGGGTCGAGCTCAACGAGCGCGCCGACGAGCTGGCCCGGCGCGCGGTGGACGGCGGGGCCAGCGAGGGTTGGACCGCCGTCCCCAAACCCGACCCCTCACCCCAGCTAGCTTAA
- a CDS encoding AI-2E family transporter translates to MFQLRGVVGAVVFAFLIAYLLDPLLDRCESLRIPRSLGAAILLLVVLGALWAFVLLALPGVVQDVVAFARQLPASAERVLAAVRPWLTSLGAPLPATMKELVESLPIDLGSLSGSVFAPVMHAVGWALGGTASVVQAAAAAVLVPVLAFYLLVDFDRIVAAAHELVPPRHRKLVGVLASDVDNVLGQFVRGQLSVMLLLGVLYAAGFGLVGLRLALPVGLVAGLISFIPYVGGAVALGLALLIVLLNWTGWLQLALVVAVYVVIQLLEGFLITPRIVGDRIGLSPLWVLIALMAGGELFGFTGVLLALPMAAVVKVFLIHGLSHYKQSRFFGAGEG, encoded by the coding sequence GTGTTTCAGCTGCGCGGGGTCGTGGGTGCCGTCGTGTTCGCGTTCCTGATCGCGTACTTGTTGGATCCGCTGCTCGACCGCTGCGAGTCACTGAGGATCCCGCGCTCGCTCGGGGCGGCCATCCTGCTGCTCGTGGTGCTGGGCGCCCTTTGGGCCTTCGTGCTGCTCGCGCTGCCTGGTGTCGTTCAGGATGTCGTTGCCTTCGCCCGCCAACTGCCAGCCAGCGCGGAGCGTGTGCTGGCGGCCGTCCGGCCATGGCTGACCTCGCTGGGAGCTCCGCTTCCGGCAACGATGAAGGAGCTCGTCGAGAGCTTGCCGATCGACCTTGGATCGCTGAGCGGCAGCGTGTTCGCGCCCGTCATGCATGCTGTCGGCTGGGCATTGGGAGGCACCGCGTCCGTGGTCCAGGCTGCAGCCGCTGCGGTCCTGGTGCCGGTCTTGGCGTTCTATCTGCTGGTGGATTTCGACCGTATCGTTGCAGCAGCCCATGAGCTCGTTCCTCCGCGACATCGGAAGCTCGTGGGGGTACTTGCGTCCGATGTCGACAACGTCCTCGGTCAGTTTGTGCGTGGCCAGCTGTCGGTCATGCTGTTGCTCGGCGTGCTCTACGCCGCTGGGTTCGGCCTTGTCGGTCTGCGCCTCGCGCTGCCTGTCGGTCTGGTCGCCGGCCTGATTTCCTTCATTCCCTATGTCGGCGGCGCGGTGGCGCTGGGGCTCGCGCTGCTGATCGTGCTGCTCAATTGGACCGGGTGGCTCCAGCTGGCGTTGGTTGTCGCGGTCTATGTGGTCATCCAGCTGCTGGAGGGCTTTCTCATCACCCCGCGCATCGTGGGAGACCGGATCGGTCTGTCGCCCCTGTGGGTGCTCATCGCCCTGATGGCGGGCGGCGAGTTGTTCGGTTTTACGGGTGTCCTGCTGGCATTGCCCATGGCCGCGGTGGTCAAAGTCTTTCTGATCCACGGTTTGAGCCACTACAAACAGAGTCGCTTTTTCGGCGCCGGCGAGGGCTAG
- a CDS encoding penicillin-insensitive murein endopeptidase has translation MLRLLAIPFLTLLVVLHWIGGSAAADPRTWIVRSGDALWTLANRFEVSVEQIRAWNNLNDNTLQIGQELVVAGKPGAPTPATSDEGVADTPASALTPASLAKTYRVRQGDTLSEIAERFALGMDQLLSHNPSLHPDRIREGQILHLATAQRQIAYEIQPGDYAGAIAARYGVKITDIARWNPGLDPDHIRAGGTLVIYTERPASHSQSLGSPSDGSLLRGRRLPRHSGYVIRDSARAWGTLETVQALVSGFDAVRKAHKKRVRVRVHDLSLRNGGPMQGHSSHQSGRDVDLAYYQRRCPSSVCPFQYLHPSQLDVARQWTLLEHWLAREQLEAAFVDYRLQARLYRHARAQGASRSELLRWFQYPRGPGHPAGIIRHYPKHADHIHVRFVCHESDPDCKAFRVYTDRRVRFARR, from the coding sequence GTGCTTCGTCTGCTAGCGATACCCTTTTTGACACTTCTGGTGGTGCTGCACTGGATCGGGGGGAGCGCAGCAGCCGATCCGCGAACATGGATCGTACGATCGGGCGACGCCCTATGGACGCTCGCAAACCGCTTTGAAGTCAGCGTGGAACAGATCCGGGCCTGGAACAATCTGAACGACAACACGCTGCAGATAGGCCAGGAGCTCGTGGTTGCAGGCAAGCCCGGCGCTCCGACTCCCGCGACCAGCGACGAGGGCGTGGCAGATACGCCAGCTTCGGCGCTCACGCCGGCTTCATTGGCGAAAACCTACCGCGTACGCCAGGGCGATACGTTGAGCGAAATCGCCGAGCGTTTCGCGCTCGGCATGGATCAGCTCCTAAGCCACAATCCTAGCTTGCACCCGGATCGCATCCGCGAAGGTCAGATCCTGCACCTGGCCACGGCCCAGCGCCAGATCGCCTATGAGATCCAGCCTGGGGATTACGCGGGCGCCATCGCCGCACGCTACGGAGTCAAGATCACCGACATAGCACGCTGGAATCCCGGGCTCGATCCAGACCACATCCGGGCTGGCGGCACGCTCGTCATCTACACCGAGCGGCCGGCTTCGCACTCGCAGTCACTGGGTTCCCCGAGCGACGGAAGCTTGTTGCGCGGCCGCCGTCTGCCGCGCCATTCGGGCTACGTAATCCGCGACAGCGCCCGGGCTTGGGGCACGCTGGAAACCGTGCAGGCGCTTGTTTCCGGCTTCGACGCCGTGCGCAAAGCACACAAGAAGCGGGTGCGCGTGCGCGTTCACGACCTTAGCCTGCGCAACGGCGGACCCATGCAGGGTCACAGCAGCCATCAGAGCGGACGCGATGTGGACCTCGCATACTACCAGCGTCGTTGTCCGAGCTCGGTGTGTCCCTTTCAGTACCTGCACCCCTCGCAGCTCGACGTGGCTCGCCAGTGGACCCTGCTCGAGCACTGGTTGGCGCGCGAGCAGCTGGAGGCAGCCTTCGTCGACTACCGGCTGCAAGCACGGCTCTACCGGCATGCACGCGCGCAAGGCGCCAGTCGGAGCGAGCTGCTGCGTTGGTTTCAGTATCCCCGTGGACCAGGCCATCCGGCCGGAATCATCCGGCATTACCCGAAGCACGCCGATCACATCCATGTACGTTTCGTCTGCCACGAGTCCGACCCGGACTGCAAGGCGTTCCGGGTGTATACGGATCGGCGCGTCCGCTTCGCGCGTCGCTAG
- a CDS encoding VOC family protein: MIAPSRPFRVLGVQQVALGAESKARLRELWVGLLGLEVRASHRSVAENVDEDIVVAGAGATQVEIDLMQPLDPARKPRVAEPALNHVGLWVDDLNAAVGWLSARGVRFAAGGIRPGGAGHDVCFIHPKASASAPLCGHGVLIELVQAPPSVVQAYERAEGDAGA, from the coding sequence ATGATCGCGCCATCTCGTCCCTTTCGCGTGCTCGGTGTCCAGCAGGTCGCGCTGGGTGCCGAATCCAAGGCGCGGCTGCGCGAGCTTTGGGTGGGTCTGCTGGGGCTCGAGGTCAGGGCAAGCCATCGCAGTGTGGCCGAGAACGTGGACGAGGATATCGTCGTTGCCGGGGCGGGTGCGACGCAGGTGGAAATCGACCTCATGCAGCCGCTCGATCCCGCGCGCAAACCGCGCGTGGCCGAGCCGGCGCTCAACCATGTCGGGCTATGGGTCGACGATCTGAACGCCGCAGTCGGCTGGCTGAGCGCGCGCGGTGTCCGGTTCGCTGCCGGCGGCATCCGTCCGGGCGGCGCAGGTCATGACGTTTGCTTCATTCATCCCAAGGCAAGCGCCAGCGCTCCCCTGTGCGGACACGGCGTTCTGATCGAGCTCGTGCAGGCGCCCCCGAGCGTCGTGCAAGCCTACGAGCGGGCCGAAGGCGACGCGGGCGCGTGA
- the trpS gene encoding tryptophan--tRNA ligase, whose protein sequence is MKTSLTGIKPTGVPHLGNYFGAIKPALELAQQHRSLYFVADYHALTNEKDPTRLRRSVYDVTAAWLACGLDPERTLLYRQSAVGEVFELAWVFACVVATGQLERGHSYKDALAKGASANAGLFNYPLLMAADIILYDADIVPVGRDQLQHLELARDAAIRVNHLFGQGTLVVPEARLTGAPVVAGLDGRKMSKSYDNTLPLFASAKALRSAVMRIKTDSTPLQAEKSAEGATPFELYKLVAAPDQVERMAARLHAGGYGWGHAKQDLFEALESAFAPMRQRYEQLRGDEPGLDAILEDGACRARQIASRTMARVRAATGIGPLRS, encoded by the coding sequence ATGAAGACTTCGCTCACCGGTATCAAGCCCACGGGTGTGCCGCACCTTGGCAACTACTTCGGGGCCATCAAGCCCGCTCTCGAGCTGGCACAGCAGCACCGCTCGCTCTACTTCGTTGCCGACTACCACGCCCTTACCAACGAAAAGGACCCCACGCGCTTGCGGCGCTCCGTCTACGATGTCACCGCTGCATGGCTCGCCTGCGGCCTGGATCCCGAACGGACGCTGCTCTACCGCCAGTCGGCGGTCGGCGAGGTGTTCGAGCTTGCATGGGTCTTTGCCTGTGTCGTCGCCACCGGCCAGCTCGAGCGTGGCCATTCCTATAAAGATGCGCTCGCCAAGGGTGCGAGCGCCAACGCCGGCCTGTTCAACTACCCGCTGTTGATGGCCGCCGACATCATCTTGTACGACGCGGATATCGTCCCCGTGGGCAGGGACCAGCTGCAGCATCTGGAGCTGGCACGCGACGCGGCCATCCGTGTCAATCACTTGTTCGGGCAGGGCACGCTCGTGGTGCCCGAAGCTCGGCTCACGGGAGCACCTGTGGTTGCGGGCCTGGACGGTCGCAAGATGAGCAAGAGCTACGACAACACCCTGCCGCTGTTCGCTTCGGCCAAGGCCTTGCGCTCGGCCGTGATGAGAATCAAGACGGACTCCACCCCCCTGCAAGCCGAGAAGAGCGCAGAGGGGGCAACGCCCTTCGAGCTCTACAAGCTGGTTGCCGCACCGGACCAGGTCGAGCGTATGGCTGCCAGGCTGCATGCGGGTGGCTACGGCTGGGGCCACGCCAAGCAGGATCTGTTCGAGGCGCTCGAGTCTGCTTTTGCACCCATGCGGCAGCGCTACGAGCAGCTGCGCGGCGACGAACCAGGCCTGGATGCGATCCTGGAGGATGGCGCATGCCGGGCCCGGCAGATCGCGAGCCGCACCATGGCACGGGTCCGGGCCGCCACTGGCATCGGGCCCTTACGCTCCTAG
- a CDS encoding TetR/AcrR family transcriptional regulator has product MAPEARRAQLLRVSFELFGERGYHATTIADIIERAGVARGTFYNYFESKRQIFGVLLDELFTAATSAIFPISTGAAADMHRQVFENIAALCKTLHDNLPMTRVLLEQAVGLDEEANLQLRAFYERALARLQKAIEDGQRLGIVRAGDSAVLATCMLGMIKEAVYQQLLGTQESNINDQVGEIFAVAARGFLAVPT; this is encoded by the coding sequence ATGGCCCCCGAGGCTCGTCGCGCCCAGTTGTTGCGAGTCTCGTTCGAGCTCTTTGGTGAGCGCGGCTATCACGCTACCACCATCGCCGACATCATCGAGAGGGCGGGCGTCGCGCGCGGCACCTTCTACAACTATTTCGAGAGCAAACGCCAGATCTTCGGAGTCTTGCTCGACGAGCTCTTCACTGCCGCTACCAGCGCCATCTTCCCGATCTCCACGGGAGCCGCCGCCGACATGCACCGGCAGGTCTTCGAGAACATCGCCGCGTTGTGCAAAACACTGCACGATAACCTGCCGATGACCCGAGTGCTCCTCGAGCAAGCGGTCGGGCTCGACGAGGAGGCCAACCTGCAGCTGCGTGCGTTTTATGAGCGGGCACTGGCGCGCCTGCAGAAGGCGATCGAAGACGGGCAGCGGCTCGGGATCGTGCGCGCGGGCGATTCCGCGGTCTTGGCGACCTGCATGCTGGGGATGATCAAGGAAGCTGTCTACCAGCAGCTTCTCGGCACGCAGGAGTCGAACATCAACGATCAGGTCGGCGAGATCTTCGCGGTGGCCGCCCGCGGCTTCCTTGCCGTTCCGACTTGA